One genomic region from Pseudoduganella lutea encodes:
- the minE gene encoding cell division topological specificity factor MinE — MALLSFLFPSKPKTATAAKERLQIIIARERNGRSGPDFLPALHKELIEVISKYTKVNADDIKISLDRQGNLEVLDVNVVLPDA, encoded by the coding sequence ATGGCACTGCTATCTTTCCTGTTCCCCAGCAAGCCGAAAACGGCCACCGCCGCCAAGGAGCGGCTGCAGATCATCATCGCGCGCGAGCGCAATGGCCGCAGCGGCCCCGACTTCCTGCCGGCGCTGCACAAGGAACTGATCGAAGTGATCTCGAAGTACACGAAAGTGAATGCCGACGACATCAAGATTTCGCTGGACCGCCAGGGCAACTTGGAAGTTCTCGACGTCAACGTCGTGCTGCCGGACGCGTAA
- the minC gene encoding septum site-determining protein MinC translates to MSKSPFQKPIEIKISTVVAVSAILHTSDCIALDAALRGMTGGVPDFFEGDLAVIDVGDLAPGSERIDWAGTIALLKKYRLNPVAVRNARPDMVEEIQALGLSIDTGRSDDAAPAAAPAPAAPAATAAPAPGPAPALIPGAAAPANTGTLIVDTPVRAGQRIYARGGDLIVMAVVNNGAEIIADGSIHVYNTLNGRALAGASGDASARIFALSMSPELVSIAGVYRTFEDGFPAEQAKQPAQIRLSGDKLDIQSVN, encoded by the coding sequence ATGTCCAAAAGCCCGTTTCAAAAGCCCATCGAAATCAAGATTTCCACCGTCGTTGCCGTTTCCGCGATCCTGCATACTTCCGACTGCATTGCGCTCGACGCCGCCCTGCGCGGCATGACGGGCGGTGTGCCCGATTTCTTCGAAGGCGACCTGGCCGTCATCGACGTCGGCGACCTGGCGCCGGGCTCGGAACGGATCGACTGGGCCGGCACGATCGCACTGCTGAAGAAATACCGCCTGAACCCGGTAGCGGTGCGCAATGCCCGGCCGGACATGGTGGAAGAAATCCAGGCCCTTGGCCTGTCGATCGATACCGGCCGCAGCGATGATGCTGCTCCTGCTGCTGCTCCTGCTCCTGCTGCTCCTGCCGCGACTGCCGCGCCGGCGCCAGGCCCGGCACCGGCGCTGATACCCGGTGCCGCCGCGCCCGCCAACACGGGCACGCTCATCGTCGATACGCCGGTGCGTGCCGGCCAGCGCATCTATGCGCGCGGCGGCGACCTGATCGTGATGGCCGTCGTCAACAACGGCGCCGAGATCATTGCCGACGGCAGCATCCACGTCTACAACACCCTGAACGGCCGCGCGCTGGCGGGCGCTTCCGGCGATGCGAGCGCGCGGATCTTCGCCTTGTCGATGTCGCCGGAACTGGTATCGATCGCCGGTGTTTATCGCACGTTCGAAGATGGTTTCCCCGCCGAGCAGGCCAAGCAACCGGCACAAATCAGGCTCAGCGGCGATAAACTGGATATACAATCTGTCAATTAA
- a CDS encoding amino acid deaminase yields the protein MTILPDGGLRLAELEEQSLQPGTKGLPITQPLRQHMVGLQRWNVLAADTGFPVAVLKISSLLHNLDWMRAFCARHDAVLAPHGKTTMSPQLFGAQLANGAWGMTLATAPQVLAAARFGVRRVLLANELVAPADIRALLALLRDDPGFELFVLADSADGVRRLSEAAVAAGIGRPLQLLVELGIAGKRTGCRTPEDALALARIVAAASGLQLAGIEGYEGLLVSDDRGADIERVDAFLVRMADLARQCDAEGLFVGPRILLSAGGSSYFDLVARAFHAVDGLSRPVLPVLRSGCYLTSDHGHYLELTAELDARDNIAEGLRPALEVWSIVLSRPEPGLAILSMGKRDASHDLGLPVALRAHRPGEGPVTLPAGACIDKMNDQHAYLRLPEEGDMRVGDLRVGDLVGCGISHPCTTFDKWSVLLLVDDDYNVQRAINTLF from the coding sequence ATGACCATCCTGCCCGACGGCGGCCTGCGACTGGCCGAACTGGAAGAACAATCCCTGCAGCCCGGTACCAAGGGCCTGCCGATCACGCAACCGCTGCGCCAGCACATGGTTGGTTTGCAGCGCTGGAACGTGCTTGCGGCCGATACCGGCTTTCCCGTGGCCGTGCTGAAGATTTCCAGCCTGCTGCACAACCTCGACTGGATGCGTGCTTTTTGCGCCCGCCACGATGCGGTGCTCGCGCCCCACGGCAAGACCACGATGAGTCCGCAACTGTTTGGCGCCCAGCTGGCCAATGGCGCCTGGGGCATGACGCTGGCAACGGCGCCGCAAGTGCTGGCCGCTGCGCGCTTCGGCGTGCGGCGCGTGCTGCTCGCCAATGAACTGGTCGCACCGGCCGACATTCGCGCGCTGCTGGCGCTGTTGCGCGACGATCCCGGCTTCGAACTGTTCGTGCTGGCCGATTCGGCGGACGGCGTACGGCGCCTGTCCGAAGCCGCGGTGGCCGCCGGCATCGGGCGGCCCTTGCAGCTCCTGGTGGAACTGGGCATCGCCGGCAAGCGCACCGGTTGCCGCACACCGGAAGATGCACTCGCGCTGGCGCGCATCGTCGCCGCGGCGAGCGGCCTGCAACTGGCCGGCATCGAAGGCTACGAAGGCTTGCTGGTCAGCGATGATCGTGGCGCCGACATCGAACGGGTCGACGCCTTCCTGGTCCGGATGGCGGACCTGGCGCGGCAGTGCGACGCGGAAGGATTGTTCGTCGGGCCGCGGATACTGCTGTCGGCTGGTGGTTCCTCGTATTTCGACCTGGTGGCGCGCGCGTTCCATGCCGTCGATGGCCTGTCGCGGCCCGTGCTGCCGGTGCTGCGCAGCGGCTGCTACCTGACCAGCGATCATGGCCACTACCTGGAATTGACCGCCGAACTGGATGCGCGCGATAACATCGCCGAAGGTTTGCGGCCCGCGCTCGAAGTATGGAGCATCGTGCTGTCGCGGCCGGAGCCGGGCCTGGCGATCCTGTCGATGGGCAAGCGCGACGCGTCGCATGACTTGGGCTTGCCGGTGGCGCTGCGTGCGCACCGGCCGGGAGAAGGCCCGGTCACGCTGCCTGCGGGCGCATGCATCGACAAGATGAACGACCAGCATGCCTATCTGCGTTTGCCCGAGGAGGGCGACATGCGCGTGGGCGACCTGCGCGTGGGCGACCTGGTCGGCTGCGGCATCTCGCACCCGTGCACCACGTTCGACAAGTGGTCCGTGCTCTTGCTCGTCGACGACGATTACAATGTGCAGCGTGCCATCAACACGCTCTTCTGA
- the phbB gene encoding acetoacetyl-CoA reductase: protein MARVALVTGGMGGLGEAICIKLVALGYKVVTTYSPNNTKYQGWLDEMKEKGYNFSAYPADVADYDSAQECVAAITRDIGPIDVLVNNAGITRDTTFKKMDKVNWDAVLRTNLDSVFNMTKPVTDGMIERGWGRIINISSVNGQKGAFGQTNYSAAKAGVHGFTKALALEVARKGVTVNTISPGYIGTKMVTEIPQEVLDTKILPQIPMGRLGKPDEVAGLVAYLSSDEAAFVTGANIAINGGQHMS from the coding sequence ATGGCACGAGTTGCATTGGTAACGGGCGGCATGGGTGGTCTGGGCGAAGCGATCTGCATCAAGCTGGTCGCGCTGGGCTACAAGGTGGTAACCACGTATTCCCCGAACAACACGAAGTACCAGGGCTGGCTGGATGAAATGAAGGAAAAGGGTTACAACTTCTCCGCCTATCCGGCCGACGTGGCCGACTACGACTCGGCCCAGGAATGCGTTGCCGCGATCACCCGTGACATCGGCCCGATCGACGTGCTGGTCAATAACGCGGGCATCACCCGCGACACGACGTTCAAGAAGATGGACAAGGTGAACTGGGATGCGGTGCTGCGCACCAACCTCGATTCCGTTTTCAACATGACGAAACCGGTGACTGACGGCATGATCGAGCGCGGCTGGGGTCGCATCATCAATATTTCGTCCGTGAATGGCCAGAAAGGCGCGTTCGGCCAGACCAACTATTCGGCGGCCAAGGCCGGCGTGCACGGCTTCACGAAGGCGCTGGCGCTGGAAGTGGCGCGCAAGGGCGTGACCGTAAACACGATCTCGCCGGGCTACATCGGCACCAAGATGGTCACCGAAATCCCGCAGGAAGTGCTCGACACGAAAATCCTGCCGCAGATCCCGATGGGCCGCCTGGGCAAGCCGGACGAAGTGGCGGGCCTCGTTGCCTACCTGTCGTCGGATGAAGCCGCGTTCGTCACGGGCGCCAATATCGCCATCAATGGCGGCCAGCACATGTCGTAA
- a CDS encoding acetyl-CoA C-acetyltransferase, with amino-acid sequence MDDVVIVAAARTAVGKFGGSLAKIPAADLGAHVIKGLLAQTGIDPNLVSEVILGQVLTAGVGQNPGRQAVIKSGLPNAIPGYTINKVCGSGLKATFLAAQAIKAGDSDIIIAGGQENMSASPHVLNGSRDGFRMGDVKMTDTMIVDGLWDVYNQYHMGITAENVAKKYEISRTQQDEFALQSQLKAEAAQKEGKFKDEILPLEIAQKKGTIVFDSDEYVKAGSTIEGLQGLRPAFNKEGSVTAGNASGINDGAAAVMMMSASKAKELGLKPLARVKAYASSGLDPAYMGMGPVPASKLALKKAGWSPQDLDLLEINEAFAAQACAVNQEMGWDTSKINVNGGAIAIGHPIGASGARILVTLLHEMVRRDAKKGLASLCIGGGMGVALAVERE; translated from the coding sequence ATGGATGATGTAGTCATCGTTGCCGCGGCCCGTACCGCGGTCGGCAAATTCGGCGGCAGCCTGGCCAAGATCCCCGCAGCCGACCTGGGCGCGCACGTGATCAAGGGCTTGCTGGCGCAGACCGGCATCGACCCGAACCTGGTCAGCGAAGTGATCCTGGGCCAGGTGCTGACGGCCGGCGTGGGCCAGAACCCGGGCCGCCAGGCGGTGATCAAGTCCGGCTTGCCGAACGCGATTCCCGGCTACACGATCAACAAGGTGTGCGGCAGCGGCCTGAAGGCCACGTTCCTGGCGGCGCAAGCCATCAAGGCCGGCGATTCGGACATCATCATTGCCGGCGGCCAGGAAAACATGAGCGCCTCGCCGCACGTGCTGAACGGTTCGCGCGACGGCTTCCGCATGGGCGACGTGAAGATGACGGACACGATGATCGTCGACGGCCTGTGGGACGTGTACAACCAGTACCACATGGGCATCACCGCCGAGAACGTGGCGAAGAAATATGAAATCTCGCGCACCCAGCAGGATGAGTTCGCACTGCAGTCGCAGCTGAAGGCCGAAGCGGCACAGAAGGAAGGCAAGTTCAAGGACGAGATCCTGCCGCTGGAAATCGCGCAGAAGAAGGGCACGATCGTGTTCGACAGCGACGAATACGTCAAAGCCGGTTCCACCATCGAAGGCCTGCAAGGCTTGCGCCCGGCTTTCAACAAGGAGGGTAGCGTTACCGCCGGTAACGCCTCCGGCATCAACGACGGCGCGGCCGCCGTGATGATGATGTCGGCCTCGAAGGCGAAGGAACTGGGCCTGAAGCCGCTGGCACGCGTCAAGGCCTATGCCTCGTCCGGCCTGGATCCGGCCTACATGGGCATGGGCCCGGTACCGGCCAGCAAGCTGGCACTGAAGAAGGCCGGCTGGTCGCCGCAAGACCTGGACCTGCTGGAAATCAACGAAGCCTTTGCCGCCCAGGCGTGCGCCGTGAACCAGGAAATGGGCTGGGACACCAGCAAGATCAACGTAAACGGTGGCGCAATCGCCATCGGCCACCCGATCGGCGCATCCGGCGCCCGTATCCTGGTGACGCTGCTGCACGAAATGGTGCGCCGTGATGCGAAGAAAGGCCTGGCCTCGCTGTGCATCGGCGGCGGCATGGGCGTGGCGCTGGCCGTCGAACGCGAGTAA
- a CDS encoding phasin family protein produces the protein MFTLPTKFFSEWPTTLPVDLPAALPAELVNAGRAFAESQLAGCNALMRAAFESGASLVELNVHATRESIAAANAVSNGLLFVREPRDLVCLTASQSQQALERAQRYGRQVAGVANAAQHRMGELGKEFT, from the coding sequence ATGTTCACCCTTCCCACGAAGTTTTTCAGCGAGTGGCCCACCACGCTGCCAGTTGACCTGCCCGCTGCCCTGCCAGCCGAACTGGTCAATGCTGGCCGCGCCTTCGCCGAATCGCAGCTGGCCGGTTGCAACGCGTTGATGCGGGCAGCCTTCGAGAGCGGCGCCAGCCTGGTCGAGCTGAACGTGCATGCCACGCGGGAAAGCATCGCGGCGGCCAATGCCGTGTCGAACGGGCTGCTGTTCGTGCGCGAGCCGCGCGACCTAGTCTGCCTGACAGCCTCGCAATCCCAGCAGGCATTGGAACGTGCTCAGCGGTATGGCCGGCAAGTGGCGGGCGTGGCCAACGCGGCCCAGCACAGGATGGGGGAACTCGGCAAGGAATTCACATAG
- a CDS encoding LysR family transcriptional regulator, with protein MLEIRHLRTLAALRSAGSLVRAAQLLNLTQSALSHQIKLLEDRYGGPLFERKSVPIGFTAIGARLLRLADMLLPEIEQAERDVTRLMQGDQGQLRVALECHTCFDWLMPVMDEFRKRWPEVEIDLVSGFHSEPVDLLRAGNADLVIGSDYSAQYATFPLFRFEILTVMAQKHRLAGQRRLTAADFEGETLITYPVPEERIDLIREVLGPTGVQFTRRQAELTVAILQLVASRRGIAALPNWAIKNYVDYDYVIARPVGEGGLWSDLYVSVPEALRQKAYVADFVKVIREQCAATLDGIKLLS; from the coding sequence ATGCTGGAGATCCGTCACCTGCGCACGCTTGCCGCACTGCGCTCCGCCGGCAGCCTCGTGCGCGCCGCCCAACTGCTGAACCTGACGCAATCGGCGCTGTCCCACCAGATCAAGTTGCTGGAAGACCGCTACGGCGGCCCGCTCTTCGAACGCAAGTCGGTGCCGATCGGCTTTACCGCCATCGGGGCGCGGCTGCTGCGGCTGGCCGACATGCTGCTGCCGGAAATCGAACAGGCCGAGCGCGACGTGACGCGGCTGATGCAGGGCGACCAGGGCCAGTTGCGCGTGGCACTCGAGTGCCACACCTGTTTCGACTGGCTGATGCCGGTCATGGATGAGTTCCGCAAGCGCTGGCCCGAGGTGGAAATCGACCTGGTGTCGGGCTTCCATAGCGAACCGGTCGACCTGCTGCGCGCCGGGAATGCCGACCTCGTCATTGGTTCCGACTACAGCGCGCAGTACGCGACATTCCCGCTGTTCCGCTTTGAAATCCTGACCGTGATGGCGCAAAAGCACCGGCTGGCCGGCCAGCGCCGCCTGACGGCCGCCGATTTCGAAGGCGAAACGCTGATCACCTATCCGGTGCCGGAAGAGCGTATCGACCTGATCCGCGAAGTGCTGGGCCCCACCGGCGTGCAGTTCACCCGCCGCCAGGCCGAGCTCACGGTGGCGATCCTGCAACTGGTGGCGAGCCGCCGGGGCATTGCCGCGTTGCCGAACTGGGCGATCAAGAACTATGTCGACTATGACTACGTGATCGCGCGGCCGGTCGGCGAGGGCGGGCTATGGAGTGACCTGTATGTGTCGGTACCGGAAGCATTGCGGCAAAAAGCCTACGTGGCGGACTTCGTGAAGGTAATCCGCGAACAATGCGCCGCCACACTCGATGGAATTAAATTGCTCTCATGA
- the minD gene encoding septum site-determining protein MinD, with protein sequence MARIIVVTSGKGGVGKTTSSASFSTGLAMRGHKTAVIDFDVGLRNLDLIMGCERRVVYDLINVINKEASLPQALIKDKHCDNLFILPASQTRDKDALSEDGVERVLAEIIDMGFEYIICDSPAGIEHGALMALTFADEAIVVTNPEVSSVRDSDRILGILQAKSRRAQSGGEPVKEHLLITRYSPKRVEAGEMLSYTDVQEILRIPLLGIIPESEQVLHASNQGNPAIHFKGTDVAEAYEDVIARFLGETRPLRFTDYEKPGLFKRIFGGK encoded by the coding sequence GTGGCAAGAATTATTGTTGTAACGTCCGGCAAGGGCGGTGTCGGCAAGACGACTTCCAGCGCCAGCTTTTCCACGGGTCTCGCCATGCGCGGGCACAAGACCGCCGTGATCGACTTCGACGTGGGCCTGCGCAACCTCGACCTGATCATGGGTTGCGAGCGCCGCGTCGTCTATGACCTGATCAATGTGATCAACAAGGAAGCCTCGCTGCCGCAGGCACTGATCAAGGACAAGCACTGCGATAACCTGTTTATCCTGCCGGCTTCGCAAACGCGCGACAAGGATGCGCTGTCCGAAGACGGCGTGGAGCGCGTGCTGGCCGAGATCATCGACATGGGCTTCGAATACATCATCTGCGATTCGCCGGCCGGCATCGAGCACGGCGCGCTGATGGCGCTGACGTTCGCCGACGAGGCGATCGTGGTGACCAATCCGGAAGTGTCGTCGGTGCGCGATTCCGACCGCATCCTGGGCATCCTGCAGGCCAAGTCGCGCCGCGCGCAGTCGGGCGGCGAACCCGTCAAGGAACACCTGCTGATCACACGCTATTCGCCAAAGCGCGTGGAAGCCGGCGAAATGCTGAGCTATACGGACGTGCAGGAAATCCTGCGCATTCCCCTGCTCGGCATCATTCCCGAATCGGAGCAAGTGCTGCATGCCTCGAACCAGGGCAATCCAGCGATCCACTTCAAAGGCACGGACGTGGCGGAAGCCTACGAAGACGTCATCGCCCGCTTCCTCGGCGAAACCCGGCCCCTGCGCTTCACGGATTATGAAAAGCCGGGCCTGTTCAAGCGTATCTTTGGAGGAAAGTAA
- a CDS encoding response regulator transcription factor: protein MRIVVLDNDRSQAELISQVLTSAGHVCHAFQTGKELLGQLRKDSYDMLIFDWQVVDMGGAELMRKAREKLNDNAPVMFMTTSSGEDDIVSGLDAGADDYMIKPLRRSEMVARVQALLRRAFPAQNGAEQLTFGQYVFETRPGRLLMDGHVLDVTHKEFYLALLFFRNIGRPLSRAYIHEAVWIRETDVPSRTMDTHVSRVRNKLQLKPENGFRLVPVYSYGYRLEKLGN, encoded by the coding sequence ATGAGAATCGTAGTCCTCGATAATGACCGAAGCCAGGCCGAGCTGATTTCGCAGGTGCTGACTTCCGCCGGCCATGTTTGCCATGCCTTCCAGACGGGCAAGGAACTGCTTGGCCAGTTGCGCAAGGACAGCTACGACATGCTCATTTTCGACTGGCAGGTAGTGGATATGGGGGGCGCGGAGCTGATGCGCAAGGCGCGCGAGAAACTCAACGACAATGCGCCCGTGATGTTCATGACCACCAGCTCCGGCGAGGATGACATCGTTTCCGGCCTCGATGCGGGCGCCGACGATTACATGATCAAGCCACTGCGCCGCAGCGAAATGGTCGCCCGCGTGCAGGCACTGCTGCGCCGTGCGTTCCCCGCGCAAAACGGTGCCGAGCAACTGACGTTCGGCCAGTATGTTTTTGAAACCCGCCCGGGCCGGCTGTTAATGGATGGCCATGTGCTGGATGTAACGCACAAGGAGTTTTACCTGGCTCTGCTGTTTTTCCGCAACATCGGCCGGCCATTGTCGCGTGCCTATATTCACGAAGCGGTATGGATACGGGAAACCGACGTTCCCTCCCGCACGATGGATACCCATGTGTCGCGTGTACGCAATAAACTCCAGCTGAAACCGGAAAATGGTTTCCGCTTGGTACCAGTCTACAGCTACGGCTATCGTCTTGAAAAACTGGGTAATTGA
- the metE gene encoding 5-methyltetrahydropteroyltriglutamate--homocysteine S-methyltransferase, with the protein MKNICTHIPGYPRIGERRELKTALERHWRGELPVTELEATGRALRARHWAQQHDAGLDFVTVGDFAFYDQVANHIQLFGCEPERFGFQDESALERYFTLARGRSGTAHCGCGQDSHDSHSGSAALAMTKWFDTNYHYLVPELHAGTRFALSSTRLFDEVAEAQALGHAVKATLIGPLTFLWLAKSTDGSPRLDLLERLLPVYGQVLARLKEQGVAWVQVEEPILGLDLPQAWRSAFDTAYWQLNQAGAPLLLATCFSPLEENLSLACRLPVAGLHVDGVRAAHELVSVADWLPVHKVLSVGIVDGRNIWRTDLDAALATLAPVLEKRNGQLWLSTSCSLLHVPYSLALEVGPEVGPEVGLDPEVRSWLTFAHEKLAELAVLKAAIEQPAAAAEALATSRAAIAARRASPRVHDAAVRARLAALPAGAARRKSPFAERRLLQGARLNLPPFPTTTIGSFPQTPAIRAARAAFKRGELATASYEAAMRAEIEDAIRRQEALGLDVLVHGEAERNDMVEYFGEHLAGFAFTQNGWVQSYGSRCVKPPIIWGDVSRPAPITVAWARHAQSLTPLPVKGMLTGPVTILQWSFVRDDQPRADTADQIALAMRDEVDDLQQAGIAIVQIDEPALREGLPLRRGPRAGYLDRAVRAFRLTAAVARDGTQIHTHMCYAEFNDILAQIAALDADVITIETSRSAMALLDAFGDFRYPNDIGPGVYDIHSPRVPDREEMLALLRRAQAVIPAAQLWVNPDCGLKTRSWEETEAALRNMVDAARQMRAEEAAGNRRETA; encoded by the coding sequence ATGAAAAACATTTGCACGCACATCCCTGGCTACCCTCGCATCGGGGAGCGCCGTGAACTGAAAACCGCCCTGGAACGCCATTGGCGCGGCGAACTGCCGGTGACCGAACTGGAAGCCACCGGTCGCGCGCTGCGGGCGCGCCATTGGGCACAACAACACGACGCCGGCCTCGATTTCGTGACCGTGGGGGACTTCGCGTTCTATGACCAGGTGGCCAACCACATCCAGCTGTTCGGCTGCGAACCCGAGCGCTTCGGGTTCCAGGACGAATCTGCGCTGGAACGCTACTTCACGCTGGCACGCGGCCGCTCGGGCACGGCGCACTGCGGCTGTGGCCAGGACAGCCACGACAGCCACAGCGGCAGCGCCGCGCTGGCCATGACAAAGTGGTTCGACACCAATTACCACTACCTGGTCCCCGAACTGCACGCCGGCACGCGGTTTGCGCTGTCATCCACCCGGTTGTTCGACGAAGTGGCCGAGGCACAGGCGCTGGGCCACGCCGTGAAGGCCACGCTGATCGGCCCGCTCACCTTCCTGTGGCTGGCCAAATCCACGGATGGCTCCCCGCGGCTCGACCTGCTGGAGCGGCTGTTGCCTGTCTATGGGCAGGTGCTGGCGCGGTTGAAGGAGCAAGGCGTGGCCTGGGTGCAGGTCGAGGAACCGATCCTGGGCCTCGACCTGCCGCAGGCATGGCGCAGTGCGTTCGACACCGCGTACTGGCAGCTGAACCAGGCCGGCGCGCCGCTGCTGCTGGCCACCTGCTTCTCGCCGCTGGAAGAAAACCTGTCGCTGGCTTGCCGCCTGCCCGTTGCCGGCCTGCACGTCGATGGCGTGCGCGCTGCCCACGAACTGGTCAGCGTGGCCGACTGGCTGCCGGTGCACAAGGTGCTGTCGGTCGGCATCGTCGACGGCCGCAATATCTGGCGTACCGACCTCGACGCTGCACTGGCCACGCTGGCGCCCGTGCTGGAAAAACGCAACGGCCAGTTGTGGCTGTCGACGTCGTGCTCGCTGTTGCACGTGCCGTACAGCCTGGCGCTGGAAGTTGGGCCGGAAGTTGGGCCAGAAGTGGGGCTGGACCCGGAAGTCAGATCCTGGCTGACGTTCGCGCATGAAAAGCTCGCTGAACTGGCGGTGCTGAAAGCGGCGATCGAACAACCTGCCGCGGCGGCCGAAGCGCTGGCCACCTCGCGCGCGGCCATCGCGGCGCGGCGCGCCAGCCCGCGGGTGCACGATGCGGCGGTGCGGGCCCGGCTCGCTGCGCTGCCCGCCGGCGCAGCCCGGCGCAAGTCGCCCTTTGCCGAACGTCGCCTGCTGCAAGGGGCCAGGCTGAACCTGCCGCCCTTCCCCACCACCACGATCGGTTCGTTCCCGCAAACGCCGGCCATCCGCGCGGCGCGCGCCGCATTCAAGCGGGGCGAACTGGCGACCGCTTCCTACGAGGCAGCCATGCGCGCCGAGATCGAAGACGCGATCCGCCGCCAGGAAGCGCTGGGGCTGGACGTGCTGGTGCACGGCGAAGCCGAGCGCAACGACATGGTCGAATACTTCGGCGAACATCTTGCCGGCTTCGCGTTCACGCAGAACGGCTGGGTGCAGTCCTATGGCTCGCGCTGCGTGAAACCGCCCATTATCTGGGGCGACGTATCGCGTCCGGCGCCGATCACCGTCGCGTGGGCGCGCCATGCGCAAAGCCTCACGCCGCTGCCGGTGAAAGGCATGCTGACAGGCCCCGTGACGATCCTGCAGTGGTCCTTCGTGCGCGACGACCAGCCGCGCGCCGACACGGCCGACCAGATCGCGCTGGCGATGCGCGACGAGGTGGACGACCTGCAGCAGGCGGGCATCGCCATCGTGCAGATCGACGAACCGGCGCTGCGCGAAGGCCTGCCGCTGCGCCGCGGCCCACGCGCCGGCTACCTGGACCGCGCCGTGCGGGCCTTTCGCCTGACCGCCGCGGTGGCACGCGACGGCACGCAGATCCACACGCATATGTGCTATGCCGAGTTCAACGACATCCTGGCGCAGATCGCCGCGCTCGATGCCGACGTGATCACGATCGAGACGTCCCGTTCGGCGATGGCACTGCTCGATGCCTTCGGCGATTTCCGTTACCCGAACGACATCGGCCCGGGTGTCTACGACATCCACTCGCCGCGCGTGCCGGACCGCGAGGAAATGCTGGCATTGCTGCGCCGTGCCCAAGCGGTCATCCCGGCCGCGCAACTGTGGGTCAACCCGGATTGCGGGCTGAAAACGCGGAGCTGGGAAGAGACGGAAGCGGCGCTGCGCAACATGGTCGACGCGGCGCGGCAAATGCGCGCGGAAGAGGCTGCCGGCAATCGGCGGGAAACCGCATGA